The segment CACCGATGCCAACGCAGACGCCGAGCGGCACACGCTTGGTATAGGCAAAATCGCCGCCGAGCGGGATATAGGAACCGTTGAGGCCGGCTGCCGCAATGCCGCCGAAGAATTCGAAGCTGTCGGCGCCCGAGGTCGGATCTGCGACGATGGTTTCCTGGATTGGCTTGCCGGTGTCGAGGGTTTCCAGTTCGGAAAGCTCGCGGTTGCGTTCGCGCATGATTTCTGCGGCGCGCTTCAGGATGCGGCCGCGCGCCGTCGGGCTCATCGCCGCCCATTCCGGCTGCGCCCGTTTGGCGCTGGCGATCGCTCTCTCGACGATGGCGGGAGTTGCCGCATGCAGCCGGGCGATGACTTCACCTGTTGCGGGATAGATGCTTTCGATGGCGGTGCCGTCGGTATCCTCGACATATTCCCCATCGATGAAATGCGAGGCTTTCGGCTGGGCTTTGAGGGTCATTTTATCTGTCCTTTTGAAGGGCGGCCTTTTGGGAAAGCGGCGCAAGCAGGGCGTTGATGTAATCTTCCGTAAGCGCGATCGAAGCTTCGATGCTGATCGGCGCCGATCTCAGACTTTGACGGATATAGAGACCATCGATCATCGCGGCTGCGCCCTCGGCGATACGTTCTGCGTCTTCGCATGGACATAGCGCCTTGAGGTTGGCAAGCAGATTGGAGCGCAGCCGTCTCGCGTAGATCACAAGGAAGCGGCGCGTCTCCTCGGAGCGTTGCGCCTCGGCATAGAAGGCAAGCCAGGCGGCAATCGTTTCCGGCGCGAATTGATCGGCCTGGAAACTGACGCGGATGACGGCGGACAGTTTTTCTCGCGGCGTCTTTACCGCGCTCAGCGCCGTCACCACGCTGTCGCGCAGCCGCTGTAAGTGACTCCTGACTGTCTCGATCAGTAACTGTTCTTTGCTGCCGAAGTAGTGATGGGCGAGGGCTGGAGATACCCCCGCCTGCTTGGCAATTTCGGACATGGTAACGGTCAGCGAGCCGTGATCGCCGATCACGCGCATCGCTGCATCCACAAGCGCCTTGCGGCGCACCGGTTCCATTCCGACTTTCGGCATACATCACCTTGGAGTTTGCGGCATTGTATTTTTGATTGATTGATCAATCAAGAAAAAAGTGATGGCCGATTTGACCCACGTCAGAATCGGCTGCCTATTTCCGAGATACATCCTGTATCATGCCCCGGGAACCAGGAGGTGCAGTCATGGTCAACGCTCTGGATGAAGTTCCGCCATCCGCCATGCGGGACAAGTGGGGATGGTTCGTTGCGCTCGGTATATTCCTGCTGATTTGCGGCGGGATCGCACTCGGCAATCTTTTCATCGCCACGATCGTATCGATCTATTACATCGGCCTGCTGATGCTGATCGGCGGGGTCATTCACCTGGCACACGCCTTTCAGGTCCGTGGATGGGAGCATATTCTGTTCTGGGTGCTGAGCGGCCTGCTCTATACGCTCGCCGGCATTCTTGCCTTCGCCAATCCCTTGCTCGCCTCCGAAGCGCTGACGCTGTTTCTTGCCGTCGCATTGCTCATTGCGGGTACGTTTCGTGTCTGGGTCGGCCGCAAGGTAAAGCCGGAACGGGGTTGGGTATGGATTGTCATCGGCGGGGTGGTGACGGCACTCGCCGGCATTGCCATCGCTGTCGGTTGGCCCGTCAACAGTCTCTGGGTGCTCGGCATGTTCCTGGCGGTCGACCTGATTTTTCAAGGTTGGACGCTGATGGCTTTCGGCTTCGCTCTCAGGTAGTAGCGGCGGGTAAGAAGAGGAGTAACGAACTACTACTTTTTGACAAGAGGCGTGAGCGGCGTTACTGTTTGAAAGGCTCTGCGGAGGACGGAGTGGCGCTGGCTGACGTAACGGCAGGCGCAGTTATCTGAGCGTACGCGTCCATCAAGACGCACCTTCGAAGCTCCGACGACATACATTCGAATATATCTCCAGCAAACAGTTTTTTCTTAAGAACTAAAAAGGGAGAAATATCATGCCGATGGTAACGGTTTCCATATCTCCGCTTCAGGCTGCGGGCATCCGCGCCGCCGTCGACACGGGAACATATGCTTCGAGCAGCGAAGTTGTGCGCGAGGCTTTGCGCATGTGGGATGCCGCTCGCAAGCGCGGTGAGATCTGCGATGTGCCCCGCGCAGCCAATGATCCTGAAAGTGTGGCGAAGAGCAGCCGCTGCGTTGCCGACATGTTTGCTGATTACGAGGCGGAAAAACGCCGGCACAACTGAGCGGCGAACGCAGCAACTGTCATAACATAGTCGGGCCGCCCTGCCTCGGGGCGGCTTATGGTTAATGCCCTTTAACCATTCACGAAACTTTCACATCCGGGAAAGATTTCCTTGACGCTTGTGACGCATCTTGGGCCGAAAACGCGCCAAATCCAAGTTTACTCAAAAACTTAGATCAAAAATTCTTAAGTGGAGATGGGCATGTCCCTGACCGCCGCCATCGAGCCGGGCGTATTGCGCCGGTATGCCAGCGACCAGATTGTCACGCTTGCTAAACTCGTTATCGAAAATGCTTTCCAGCCGATCGTCGAGGTGGGTACCGGCACGGTTTTCGGTTATGAGTCCTTGATGCGCGGGCAAGAACGCATCGGCTTCGACAGCCCGATCCAAATCCTCGATGAAGCCGAGCGCACCGGCCAGCTCTTGGGACTGGAACAGATGATAATGAGCCGGGCGCTGGCGAAATTTGCGACCCTTGCCAATACGAGAACCGCGACCCTCTTCCTCAATCTCGACGTCCGGCTGATCCCGCAGGGCGAAATGCTGGTCGACGGTTTGCTGCAACACATGAAGAAGGCCGGCATCGGGCCGTCCTCCGTCTGCTTCGAATTTTCCGAGCGCTTCGACAATACCAGCGTGCCGGAATTCTGCGATCTGGTTGCCAAAATGCGCGGTGCCGGCTTCAAGCTGGCGATCGATGATTTCGGTGTCGGTCACGGCGAAATGAAGCTGCTATCGGACTATCCGGTCGACTATCTGAAGATCGACCGGCATTTCGTCTCCAATATCGATCGCAACGCCCGCAAACGCCATATTCTCAGAAACCTGGTCCATATCGCCCATGTCCTTGGCACGCGCGTCATCGCTGAAGGCATCGAGACCGAGGCGGAGTTCCTGATCTGCCGCGAATTCGGTGTCGATCTCGTCCAGGGCTGGTTCATTGCCCGTCCGACGACGCTGATCAACGAGCTGAAACCCGGCTTTCCGCATCTGCAGGATCTCGGCAAAATGGCCCGCAACAGCCAATCGCTGGATGAAATCCTCATCCGCAAGCAGATCGAAGTATTGCCGACCATCCGTGACAATGACAGTATCGACAGCGTTTTCGAACTCTTCCGCCGCAATCCGCGGCGTGCCTATTTCCCGGTCGTCAACGCCAATGGCGAGCCGCGCGGCATCATCCATGAATACAGGCTCAAGGAATATATCTACCAGCCCTTCGGCCGCGACCTGTTGAAGAACAAGGTCTACGAACGTTCGATCTCGCATTTCGTCGGGATGGCGCCGATCGTCGGGCTGGATTCCGACGCCGATACGCTGATGACGATCTTCGCCAATATGGAAAGCAGCGATTGCCTGATCGTCACCGAGGGCACGCATTATGCCGGCATCGTCTCGGCGGCCTCGCTGATCAAGGTCATCAACGAAAAGCAGCTCAAGATCGCGCAGGATCAGAACCCGCTGACCGGCCTGCCGGGCAATCGCGCCATCCATGATTTCATGCAGAATGCCGGGCGCGACGGCGACGAGATCCGGCATTTCTGCTATTGCGATTTCGACAATTTCAAACCGTTCAACGATGCCTACGGCTTCCATCTCGGCGACCATGCCATTTCGCTGTTTGCGGGGCTTATGCGGCGTTATTTCTTTGCCGAGCGCCATTTCCTTGGTCATGTCGGCGGCGATGATTTCTTCATCGGCGTGACCGGTTGGCGTGTTGAGGAACTACGGGAAGCTCTGGACCGGCTGCTTGCAGATTTCCACGCCGAGGTCCTGGAATTGTATTCGGCGGAAGACCGCGCCGCCGGCCGCATCCGCGGGCACGATCGCAGCGGCGCGGAAGCGCTGTTTCCGCTGATGCGTTGCTCCATCGGCATTCTCGAACTGCCTGAAGGGCTGGTGATCGACAATATCAATCGCGTCAGCACCTCGATCGCCGGCATCAAAACAAGGGCGAAGGAAGACGAAACCGGCATTGCCTTCCTGAGCCTGGGCGAGACGAATTGACGCCCTCCTATACCGGCTTCTTTTCAATCGGCATGCGCTAAACTATCTCCATTGCTTTGCTGGGAGAGGAGAGTGAGTCATGCCCTTGCCGTCTGAAATGCGTTTTGTGGATTTGCCGTCCTTCGGCGCTCCCGAGGTGATGACGATCGCCCGCAGACCGCTGCCGGTGCTCAAGGACGGTGAAATCCTCGTTCGCGTCGAGGCGGCCGGCGTCAACCGGCCGGATGTAGCCCAGCGCCAGGGCACCTATCCGCCCCCAAAGGACGCAAGCCAGATACTTGGCCTGGAAATCGCCGGCGAAGTTGTCGATGTCGCGCGCGGCGTTACGGAATTTGCCATCGGCAACAAGGTTTGCGGCCTCGCCAATGGCGGCGCTTATGCCGAATATTGTGTTCTCCCCGCTGGCCAAGCCTTGCGATTTCCGAATGGCTACGACGCCGTTCGCGCGGCAGCACTGCCCGAGACGTTCTTCACTGTTTGGGCCAATCTCTTCCAGATGGCCGGCCTCACCGAAGGCGAAAGCGTCTTGATCCATGGCGGTTCCAGCGGCATCGGCACCACAGCAATCCAGCTTGCCAAAGCCTTCGGCGCCACCGTCTATGCCACCGCCGGCTCGAAGGAGAAATGCGAAGCCTGCGAGAAGCTCGGCGCCAAGCGGGCCATCAATTATAAAGAGGAGGACTTTGCCGAGGTCATCAAGGCGGAAACCGGCCATGGGGTCGATGCCGTTCTCGATATGATCGGCGCCGCTTATTTCGAGAAGAACCTTACCTCGCTCGCCAAGGACGGCTGCCTGTCGATCATCGCCTTCCTCGGCGGTGCGGTGGTCGAAAAGGCCAACCTGCAGCCGATCATGGTCAAGCGCCTGACGGTAACGGGATCGACCATGCGCCCGCGCACGGCGGAAGAAAAACGCGCCATCCGCGACGATCTCCTTTCCCAGGTCTGGCCGTTGCTCGACGAAGGCACTCTCGCGCCCGTCATCTACCGCACATTTGCGTTCGAGGACGTCATCGAAGCGCACAAGCTCATGGAAACCGGCAATCATATCGGCAAGATCATGCTGAAGCTCGCTTGAGGGTTAGCGACATCGCAATGGCGACAAGGCCGGGCAGGGCCATCAGCGCATAGAGCCATGTGGCGGCCGACAGGCCGCCAGAGACGCCGCCTGGATCGGCAAGACCGGCGCCGTTGACGATGACGCCAGCAAGCGAAGAGCCGAAGGCGCCACCCAGCGACTGAACCGTCGAAATGGCGGCCGACGCCTTGTCTTGCTCGGCAGGGCCGACAAGACCGATGACCTTGGTCACCAGATGCGCCCAGCCGAGACCGACGCCGAAACCCATCAGGAACATGGCGACGATAGCCGGGCCGAGCAGAACAAGATCGCCGGACGGATTGTCTCTCGCCAGAAATGGGATGAGTGATGCGGTGGCCGCAGCTTCAAGTATGCAGCCCACGATGATTGCCGCACTCGCCCGCTTTCCGGAAAACGGCGCGCTGAGAAAGGCCGCGAAAGTCCAACCCAGCGCGACCAAAGCGACCAGATAGCCCGAAACCAAGGGTGCGACGCCATGGAGCGTCTGAAGGAAATACGGAATATAGATATCGCTGGTCAGCACCATCATCATCGTGAACATCGTCAGATAGAGTCGGGATATCGGCCGGCTGAGCATGACCGCACCCTGCGGCAGAAGCCGGCTAGCGCTTTTTCGTTCGACGGTGAGCATGGCGGAAACGGACGCTATTGAAATGGCGATGAGTATGATCTTGCTCGACATATTTCCGGTGGTTCCGGCGAGGCTTACCAACAAGACCGCGCCAAGCAGAAGGGCAATCTGAAGGAACGGCGTCTTCTGTTGCGCTCGATCATCCTCGACGCGCGGCAGCAGCCACCGGGCCGAGAGGGCCATGAGGCATGCCAGCGGCACGAGAATGACGAAGGCCTCGCGCCAGGCGCTGCCTTGGGAAAACAGCCCACCCAATGTCGGCCCGAGCACCGTCGCGACACCCCATATGGCGGCGTAAAGCGTCGACGCTTTCCGCCATAGCGGCTCTGGATAGACGAAACGGATGAAAGCATAGCCAAGCGCACCCAGCATGCCGGCGCCGAAGCCTTGTACGGCGCGTCCGGCAAGCACGACCTCTATCGTGGGTGCCATGGCGCAGATCAGGTTCCCCGCGCCGAATATCAGCGCTGCCGCGATATAGACCGCCCGCAGGCCTATGCCTCTCGGCCGTGTCGCAACGGTGATCGAGCCGAGAACGCCGGCCGCGACGAACAGCGTGGTCATCCAGGAAAATAGCTCAAGGCCGCCGATATCGCGAACGACGGACGGCGCGATCGTCGCGGTGATGTAGGACTCGACGGCATAGAGGACGACGCCACCGCCGAGCATCAAGGTTGCCGGCAGAAGCTGGGGTGAGAAGAGGGTAAAGATGGAGGTGGAGTGGGACGTATCTGCATTTTGGATACTCGACATCGGATGATCCCCGGCATTTTCCCTAGCGATTAATTATTTTCCAAGTTATAAGTTGGAAATTACATCGAGCCAAAATTAAAACAAGAGAAAACTTGGAAAAATGCGTCAGTCGCCGGTCAATCGCATTCTGATCCTGTTGAAAACCGAGGGTCCGCAGCTCGCATCGACGATCGGCAGTGCGCTCGGCATATCGTCGGAAGCGGCGCGCCAGCAATTGACGAAGATGGGAGAGGAGGGCTTGGTTGAGCCGGTGACGGAAGCCGCATCGGGCAGGGGGCGGCCGCGGCAGTTCTGGCACCTGACGGCGGCCGGCAACCGCCAGTTTCCCGATGGCCATGCCGACCTGACGGCGACGCTTCTGACGACCATGGCCGAGCAGTTAGGGCAGAGTGCTGTCGATACGGTCATTTCCGCCCGCGAAACGGAGACGCTCAAGCGCTATCACAGCGAGATCGACCTTACCGCCGACCTGCCATCACGTGTCGCGACACTTGCCGCCATCCGCACGCGCGAGGGCTATATGGCGGATCATTGGCAGGAAGAGGACGGTTCGCTTGTACTGGTGGAGAACCACTGCCCGATCTGCGCTGCGGCGACCGTATGCGCCGGTTTCTGTCGGTCTGAACTCGAGACGTTTCGCGCGACACTTAGGGCAAGCGTGGAACGCGAGGAGCATATTCTTCTCGGCGCGCGCCGTTGCGCCTATCGGATTCGAGCGATCTGAAGCGAAATGACTATGTGGCTACCGTTGCCATAGATTCTTGAGCCGGTTGGCAATCCCCCGCTCACCGGCTATCACTGGTTATCTCGCAAATCAAAGAGCGCTTTTCCATCATGTCCAATCCCGTCTGTGTCGAAGTTACCCGTGGAAATCTCGTTGAAAGCCGCCATCGCGGTTCGGTCGCGGTCGTCGATGGCGATGGCAAGTTGGTGCTGTCGCTCGGCGACATCGAGAGTGGAGTGTTTCCGCGCTCAGCCTGCAAGGCGATGCAGGCTTTGCCGCTGGTTGAAAGCGGTGCCGCGGATGCCTATGGCTTCGGTAACATGGAATTGGCGCTGGCCTGCTCCTCGCACAGCGGTGAAGACGCGCATGTGGCACTGGCTGCTTCCATGCTCGCCCGCGCCGGCCGAGATGTCAGCACACTGGAATGCGGCGCACATTGGTCTTCCGATCAGAAGACGCTCATCCACCAGGCGCGGACAGTCGGAAAGCCGACGGCGCTGCACAACAATTGCTCCGGCAAGCATTCCGGCTTCGTTTGCGCCTGCTGCCATCAGGACATCGATCCCAAAGGCTATGTCGGCTACGGCCATCCGCTGCAGCAGCAGATCCGCGCGACGATGCAAAGCCTGACTGGAACGCCGCTTGGTCACGACAATTGCGGCACCGATGGTTGCTCGATCCCGAATTACGCTGTGCCGCTCAGAAGCCTGGCGCATGGCTTCGCCAAGATGGCAACCGGTAATGGCCTGGAACCGATACGTGCCAAGGCCTCGCGCCGCCTCTTCGAAGCCTGCATGGCCGAGCCCTTCTACGTTGCCGGCACCGGCCGCGCCTGCACCAAGCTCATGCAGATCGCCCCCGGCCGCATCTTCGCCAAGACCGGTGCCGAGGGCGTCTTCTGCGCTGCAATCCCTGAACAGGGCGTCGCGATTGCGGTCAAATGCGATGATGGCAGTGCCCGCGCCGCCGAAACCATGGTTGCAGCCGCGCTCGCCCGCTTCTTTGAAAAGGGCAGTGAGGTCCATGCCGATCTGACGGAGATGGCCAACAAGGCGATGAGCAACTGGAACGGCATCCATGTCGGCGATATCAGAGCGGCGGCCGCGCTGACGGCATAGAATACCGATCCCTGTTTATCCGGTGTCTCTTTATCACCTTGTCGGCAGATGCTGCCGCACGAGCCTGTACTCGTGCCAGATCAAGCCCATGACGACCAGGTCGAAAGCGGTCAGCACCAGAAGCCCGACGCTATGCGTGTCGATGAAACGGTAGAGCTGATAGGCGATAAAAAGCCCCAAAGCCGCCAAAGATGCCGGATATGCCCATAGCTTGCCCCTGAGAAGGCCGATGACGAGCAGCACTTTCACCAGACCGTGGCTCAGGAGATAGTAGGCGTAGAAGTTCTTGGTCGCGAGGGAGAAGTCGTGCGACCAGGCGAGAAGGTGAGTGGCGATGAAGTCTTTTGGATCTCCGATCAATTCCTCTTGGGTGAGCGCATTCACGAGATGAGCAACCGAGGCGGTACTCACCATCGCAAGCACTATTCCTCCAATACATTCGATGAGCGCATGGGCGCCCTTCAAGAGCACACTGATCTCAAAGAGCTGATGAATCCGGCGTTCATTCATGCTCGATCGCAATCCTTCCCAACAGCTTTGGATGAATGACCACATGGATCAAGCAATCACGCAATGGATCAATAGTTTCGCCGGCACAAGTCCGATGTTGGACCGGATCATGATCATGATAACGCAGTTCGGGGTTCCGCTTCTCATTTTGGCGGTTGTGCTGCAATGGTGGAGCGGGCGCGCCTCTCAAAGCCATGTGCGGCATACCTGTATTGTGGCGGGGTTGTCTTTTCTAGTCGGGCTAGGCGTCAATCAAATCATCCTGCTTTTCGTGCACCGGATTCGCCCCTATGATGCGGGTCTCACCCAACTGATTATCGATCGCTCTGCCGACTGGTCGTTTCCATCCGATCACGCGACCGCGACGTTCTCCATTGTTGCGGCTTTCCTGTTGTGTGGCCTGTGGCGGAGAGGAATGGCCTTCTTCGTTGTCGCTATGTTGATCTGTCTGTCCAGAATCTATGTCGGGACACACTATATCACCGACATTCTCGGCGGCATCGCGACTGCCATCGTTTCGGCGGCTGTCATAAACATGGCTTATCGCGAAGATTCGAAGCTGGACCGGTGGATCACCGGCCTGCTTTGAATGCATCTATCTCGCGGCCACTTCAGTCGCTGGCAGTGAAGATAGGAATCTGCGCGCTCCGATAGGGCGCCAGGTTTGCTTCCGTGATATCCGACGGCACGATCATGCCCGAAACCGCCGTGATGGGCAGAATATGGCATGGGGAGGCGGCATCCAGCTTTTCCTGGGTCACCATCACATAGGTTTCCGCCGAGCATTGCGCGATATGCCGCTTGATGGCCGCCTCCTCGAAATCGCCGGTCGAAAGGCCATGGACGGGGTGAGCAGCAGTGACGCCAAGGAAGAAGATATCCGGCCGCACCAGCGAGATTGCCGCCATTGCCGCCGCGCCCGTCGCCACCATCGAGTGCTTGTAGAGCTTGCCACCGATCAGGATCACGTCGGCTGTCGGATGATGTTCCAGCTCGGCCGCGATCGTCGGGCTATGCGTGACGACGGTGAAGGCAAAGCTCCTCGTAAGATGGCGGGCGATTTCCGCAGTCGTTGTTCCGCCGTCGAGAAACACCGTTCGTCTCGGTTGAACCATCCTCGCAGCAAAGGCACCGAGTTGCCGCTTCACATCCGGCGACACGCCTCTTCGTGCTGAGAAATCCGGTAGCTCCGGTGCGAGCGGCAGCGCGCCGCCGTGCACGCGTTTCAGCAATCCTTCCGCTGCCATTTCGCGCAGATCCCTGCGGATCGTGTCTTCGGACACGCCGAAATCATCTGCGATCCTCTTTGCGACCACCTGGCCGTCGCGCCGCAGTATATCGAGGATGAGCGTCTTTCTCTGGCCTGTAAGCATGCCTGTCTCTGCACGATAATTCATGAAATATCGTGAATTTATCAAAATGGAGTCGACATTCAAGAAATTTAACGCATATTCGTGCACATTCCTGCATGATGCAGAGAAGAGGAGATGTGACATGTTGATCTTGATTGCCGGACCCTATCGTTCGGGAACCGGAGACGATCCCCAAAAAATGGCGGAGAATCTCAAGCGGCTGGAAGAGCCGTCCTATGCGTTGTTCAAGGCAGGGCATCTGCCGATGATCGGCGAGTGGGTCGCCCTGCCGGTCTGGCACGCCGCCGGCGGGAAGCGCATCGGCGACGATCTCTACGAAGAGATATTCCACCCGACGGCAGGCCGATTGCTGCAATTATGCGAGGGCGTTCTCAGGCTTCCGGGTGAGTCCAAGGGAGCCGACAACGACGTCCGCATCGCCGGCGAACGCGGCATTCCCGTCTGGTATCGGCTGGAGGATGTGCCAGGTTGCGCATGACGGACTGGCCATCCAGCCCTTATGGTGTGGCGCTGACTCCTAGTCTGTGCACTCCCATAAGGGCGATGCGCCGGCTACATCCATCAAAAGCTTTCATAATCTATATCGGTGCCAGCCACTTCCGTATTTCCTCGGTCGCCGTTAACGTCAGATGAAATCGAGCGGAGGAAACGGATATGCTGAGTTTGTATTTCGCAGCGGGCAGTTGTGCGCTTGCCAGTCTGATAGCGCTTGAAGAGTCTGGTCTTGCTTACGAGCCGCGACGCCTCAATTTTGCCAACGGAGAACAACGTTCGCCGGACTATCTGGCGATCAATCCCAAAGGACGTGTTCCGGCGCTGGTGACCGACAGGGGTATCATTACGGAAAATGTGGCGATCCTCGCCTATATTGCGCAGATCGCACCGGCGGCCAGGTTGGCGCCGCTCGACGATCCTTTCGATTTTGCCCGCATGCAGGCCTTCAACAGCTATCTCGCCTCGACCGTGCACGTGAACCACGCTCACAAAGGGCGCGGCTATCGCTGGACCGACGATGCGGCGGCGATCGAAGCGATGAAGGCCAAGGTGCCGCAGAATATGGGCGAGTG is part of the Rhizobium sp. CB3090 genome and harbors:
- a CDS encoding EAL domain-containing protein, with product MSLTAAIEPGVLRRYASDQIVTLAKLVIENAFQPIVEVGTGTVFGYESLMRGQERIGFDSPIQILDEAERTGQLLGLEQMIMSRALAKFATLANTRTATLFLNLDVRLIPQGEMLVDGLLQHMKKAGIGPSSVCFEFSERFDNTSVPEFCDLVAKMRGAGFKLAIDDFGVGHGEMKLLSDYPVDYLKIDRHFVSNIDRNARKRHILRNLVHIAHVLGTRVIAEGIETEAEFLICREFGVDLVQGWFIARPTTLINELKPGFPHLQDLGKMARNSQSLDEILIRKQIEVLPTIRDNDSIDSVFELFRRNPRRAYFPVVNANGEPRGIIHEYRLKEYIYQPFGRDLLKNKVYERSISHFVGMAPIVGLDSDADTLMTIFANMESSDCLIVTEGTHYAGIVSAASLIKVINEKQLKIAQDQNPLTGLPGNRAIHDFMQNAGRDGDEIRHFCYCDFDNFKPFNDAYGFHLGDHAISLFAGLMRRYFFAERHFLGHVGGDDFFIGVTGWRVEELREALDRLLADFHAEVLELYSAEDRAAGRIRGHDRSGAEALFPLMRCSIGILELPEGLVIDNINRVSTSIAGIKTRAKEDETGIAFLSLGETN
- a CDS encoding asparaginase; amino-acid sequence: MSNPVCVEVTRGNLVESRHRGSVAVVDGDGKLVLSLGDIESGVFPRSACKAMQALPLVESGAADAYGFGNMELALACSSHSGEDAHVALAASMLARAGRDVSTLECGAHWSSDQKTLIHQARTVGKPTALHNNCSGKHSGFVCACCHQDIDPKGYVGYGHPLQQQIRATMQSLTGTPLGHDNCGTDGCSIPNYAVPLRSLAHGFAKMATGNGLEPIRAKASRRLFEACMAEPFYVAGTGRACTKLMQIAPGRIFAKTGAEGVFCAAIPEQGVAIAVKCDDGSARAAETMVAAALARFFEKGSEVHADLTEMANKAMSNWNGIHVGDIRAAAALTA
- a CDS encoding DUF4406 domain-containing protein, whose product is MLILIAGPYRSGTGDDPQKMAENLKRLEEPSYALFKAGHLPMIGEWVALPVWHAAGGKRIGDDLYEEIFHPTAGRLLQLCEGVLRLPGESKGADNDVRIAGERGIPVWYRLEDVPGCA
- a CDS encoding DUF2127 domain-containing protein; the protein is MNERRIHQLFEISVLLKGAHALIECIGGIVLAMVSTASVAHLVNALTQEELIGDPKDFIATHLLAWSHDFSLATKNFYAYYLLSHGLVKVLLVIGLLRGKLWAYPASLAALGLFIAYQLYRFIDTHSVGLLVLTAFDLVVMGLIWHEYRLVRQHLPTR
- a CDS encoding HdeD family acid-resistance protein, coding for MVNALDEVPPSAMRDKWGWFVALGIFLLICGGIALGNLFIATIVSIYYIGLLMLIGGVIHLAHAFQVRGWEHILFWVLSGLLYTLAGILAFANPLLASEALTLFLAVALLIAGTFRVWVGRKVKPERGWVWIVIGGVVTALAGIAIAVGWPVNSLWVLGMFLAVDLIFQGWTLMAFGFALR
- a CDS encoding DeoR/GlpR family DNA-binding transcription regulator, with amino-acid sequence MLTGQRKTLILDILRRDGQVVAKRIADDFGVSEDTIRRDLREMAAEGLLKRVHGGALPLAPELPDFSARRGVSPDVKRQLGAFAARMVQPRRTVFLDGGTTTAEIARHLTRSFAFTVVTHSPTIAAELEHHPTADVILIGGKLYKHSMVATGAAAMAAISLVRPDIFFLGVTAAHPVHGLSTGDFEEAAIKRHIAQCSAETYVMVTQEKLDAASPCHILPITAVSGMIVPSDITEANLAPYRSAQIPIFTASD
- the betI gene encoding transcriptional regulator BetI, coding for MPKVGMEPVRRKALVDAAMRVIGDHGSLTVTMSEIAKQAGVSPALAHHYFGSKEQLLIETVRSHLQRLRDSVVTALSAVKTPREKLSAVIRVSFQADQFAPETIAAWLAFYAEAQRSEETRRFLVIYARRLRSNLLANLKALCPCEDAERIAEGAAAMIDGLYIRQSLRSAPISIEASIALTEDYINALLAPLSQKAALQKDR
- a CDS encoding MarR family transcriptional regulator, with the translated sequence MRQSPVNRILILLKTEGPQLASTIGSALGISSEAARQQLTKMGEEGLVEPVTEAASGRGRPRQFWHLTAAGNRQFPDGHADLTATLLTTMAEQLGQSAVDTVISARETETLKRYHSEIDLTADLPSRVATLAAIRTREGYMADHWQEEDGSLVLVENHCPICAAATVCAGFCRSELETFRATLRASVEREEHILLGARRCAYRIRAI
- a CDS encoding glutathione S-transferase N-terminal domain-containing protein, yielding MLSLYFAAGSCALASLIALEESGLAYEPRRLNFANGEQRSPDYLAINPKGRVPALVTDRGIITENVAILAYIAQIAPAARLAPLDDPFDFARMQAFNSYLASTVHVNHAHKGRGYRWTDDAAAIEAMKAKVPQNMGECFALIEETMLEGPWVMGEQYTVADGYLFTLTNWLPGDSVDPSRFEKVSAHHARMLERPAVQRAIAAERI
- a CDS encoding amino acid ABC transporter, whose amino-acid sequence is MPMVTVSISPLQAAGIRAAVDTGTYASSSEVVREALRMWDAARKRGEICDVPRAANDPESVAKSSRCVADMFADYEAEKRRHN
- a CDS encoding phosphatase PAP2 family protein; translation: MLDRNPSQQLWMNDHMDQAITQWINSFAGTSPMLDRIMIMITQFGVPLLILAVVLQWWSGRASQSHVRHTCIVAGLSFLVGLGVNQIILLFVHRIRPYDAGLTQLIIDRSADWSFPSDHATATFSIVAAFLLCGLWRRGMAFFVVAMLICLSRIYVGTHYITDILGGIATAIVSAAVINMAYREDSKLDRWITGLL
- a CDS encoding MFS transporter; this translates as MSSIQNADTSHSTSIFTLFSPQLLPATLMLGGGVVLYAVESYITATIAPSVVRDIGGLELFSWMTTLFVAAGVLGSITVATRPRGIGLRAVYIAAALIFGAGNLICAMAPTIEVVLAGRAVQGFGAGMLGALGYAFIRFVYPEPLWRKASTLYAAIWGVATVLGPTLGGLFSQGSAWREAFVILVPLACLMALSARWLLPRVEDDRAQQKTPFLQIALLLGAVLLVSLAGTTGNMSSKIILIAISIASVSAMLTVERKSASRLLPQGAVMLSRPISRLYLTMFTMMMVLTSDIYIPYFLQTLHGVAPLVSGYLVALVALGWTFAAFLSAPFSGKRASAAIIVGCILEAAATASLIPFLARDNPSGDLVLLGPAIVAMFLMGFGVGLGWAHLVTKVIGLVGPAEQDKASAAISTVQSLGGAFGSSLAGVIVNGAGLADPGGVSGGLSAATWLYALMALPGLVAIAMSLTLKRASA
- a CDS encoding NAD(P)H-quinone oxidoreductase, with amino-acid sequence MPLPSEMRFVDLPSFGAPEVMTIARRPLPVLKDGEILVRVEAAGVNRPDVAQRQGTYPPPKDASQILGLEIAGEVVDVARGVTEFAIGNKVCGLANGGAYAEYCVLPAGQALRFPNGYDAVRAAALPETFFTVWANLFQMAGLTEGESVLIHGGSSGIGTTAIQLAKAFGATVYATAGSKEKCEACEKLGAKRAINYKEEDFAEVIKAETGHGVDAVLDMIGAAYFEKNLTSLAKDGCLSIIAFLGGAVVEKANLQPIMVKRLTVTGSTMRPRTAEEKRAIRDDLLSQVWPLLDEGTLAPVIYRTFAFEDVIEAHKLMETGNHIGKIMLKLA